A single genomic interval of Streptomyces sp. BA2 harbors:
- a CDS encoding response regulator, which yields MSETTTRVLIVDDEWMVRSMLSTILASAPDIEVVGEASDGNSAVSMAAALEPDVVLMDIRMPRSDGLTATERLTRSPRPPHVVVLTTFDLDEYVQTALRHGAVGFLLKDATADDMIAAVRSAARGDAMLSPKVTRRLIRRFTEDDDGPSAERQRRRSEARSRLEALTEKEREVLIALSGGLSNTGIAAALHVSEATAKTHISRILSKLSLTNRVQAAILAHHAGLVD from the coding sequence ATGAGCGAGACGACGACCCGGGTCCTGATCGTGGACGACGAATGGATGGTGCGCTCCATGCTCAGCACCATCTTGGCGTCCGCCCCCGACATCGAAGTGGTGGGCGAGGCATCGGACGGCAATTCGGCGGTGTCGATGGCCGCCGCCCTGGAGCCGGACGTCGTCCTGATGGACATCCGAATGCCCCGCTCCGACGGCCTGACCGCCACAGAGCGCCTCACCCGCTCGCCCCGCCCGCCGCACGTCGTCGTGCTGACCACGTTCGACCTGGACGAATACGTCCAGACAGCGCTACGTCACGGGGCGGTCGGTTTCCTGCTGAAGGACGCCACCGCGGATGACATGATCGCTGCGGTGCGCAGCGCGGCCCGCGGCGACGCGATGCTCTCCCCCAAGGTGACCCGCCGCCTCATCCGCCGCTTCACGGAGGACGACGACGGCCCCTCCGCCGAGCGGCAGCGCCGCCGCTCCGAGGCCCGCAGCCGCCTGGAGGCCCTGACGGAAAAGGAGCGCGAGGTCCTGATCGCCCTGAGCGGCGGCCTCTCCAACACCGGCATCGCCGCGGCCCTGCACGTGAGCGAGGCCACCGCAAAGACCCACATCAGCCGGATCCTGTCGAAGCTCTCCCTCACCAACCGCGTCCAGGCGGCGATCCTGGCGCACCATGCGGGGCTCGTGGACTAG
- a CDS encoding sensor histidine kinase, protein MTWDSRLTAHRERLRPVLGALVALALASATATIDGMAARFDYLAAHPPLFVAIPVGLVVGLASWFRQRRPELLLLAALGAYVVLSAWIAVAFAQYILADRAASWRRVAVASTVAVTVVALPIWRGGGFDAAIMSVGICVLPALLGLYMGARRRLMTELRERAERAEREQQQRVLQARSDERAQIARDMHDVVTHRVALMVLHATALEATKGASAVDMAKQIGAIGREALTELRSLVEVLHTRSEAPLAPQPGLAELETLIADSRSLGTPVTLELTGEHGTTRPPELPALIEHAVYRVVQEALTNVHKHAADAETHVRVHCTRRLLHLTVINQHGIGGNPSGLPSGGHGLLGIAERIRLVGGELTAGPTPDGGFEIAAEIPLDDVPQKQPAHMEATR, encoded by the coding sequence ATGACATGGGACAGTCGCCTGACAGCCCACCGGGAACGCCTGCGGCCGGTGTTGGGCGCCCTCGTGGCGCTGGCCTTGGCCTCGGCCACGGCCACGATCGACGGGATGGCCGCGAGGTTCGACTACCTTGCCGCGCACCCGCCGCTCTTCGTGGCGATCCCGGTCGGGCTGGTCGTCGGCCTCGCGTCATGGTTCCGTCAGCGGCGTCCCGAGCTGCTTCTGCTGGCTGCACTCGGCGCCTATGTGGTGCTGTCGGCCTGGATCGCCGTGGCGTTCGCGCAGTACATCTTGGCCGACCGCGCCGCCTCCTGGCGCCGGGTCGCCGTCGCCTCCACGGTCGCCGTCACGGTGGTCGCCCTGCCGATATGGCGGGGCGGCGGCTTTGACGCAGCAATCATGAGCGTGGGCATCTGCGTCCTCCCGGCCCTGCTCGGCCTGTACATGGGCGCCCGCCGCCGCCTCATGACCGAGCTGCGCGAGCGCGCCGAGCGGGCCGAGCGCGAGCAGCAGCAGCGGGTGCTGCAGGCCCGCAGCGACGAACGCGCCCAGATCGCCCGGGACATGCACGACGTCGTCACCCACCGCGTGGCCCTGATGGTGCTGCACGCGACCGCCCTCGAGGCGACCAAGGGCGCGTCCGCCGTCGACATGGCCAAGCAGATCGGTGCCATCGGCCGCGAGGCACTGACCGAGCTCCGCTCGCTGGTGGAGGTCCTGCACACCCGATCCGAGGCCCCGCTCGCCCCGCAGCCCGGCCTCGCCGAGCTGGAGACCCTGATCGCCGACTCACGCAGCCTGGGGACGCCGGTCACCCTCGAACTGACCGGAGAGCACGGCACCACCCGCCCACCCGAACTGCCTGCCCTGATCGAGCACGCCGTCTACCGGGTGGTGCAGGAGGCCCTGACCAACGTCCACAAACACGCGGCCGACGCCGAAACCCACGTCCGAGTCCACTGCACGCGCCGACTGCTACACCTCACAGTGATCAACCAGCACGGAATCGGCGGCAACCCCTCCGGTCTGCCCAGCGGCGGCCACGGCCTGCTCGGCATCGCCGAACGGATACGGCTCGTCGGCGGCGAACTCACCGCAGGCCCGACCCCGGACGGCGGCTTCGAGATCGCCGCCGAGATCCCGCTGGACGACGTACCCCAGAAGCAGCCCGCCCACATGGAAGCCACGCGATGA
- a CDS encoding multicopper oxidase family protein yields the protein MAVYVTAAGLESGLGIVLLPAWLIAAVTTGLQPGRRTVGRMRLMSRIALVPVAVALMLTAARLVTYGLLALHGWAFVGDRRLFTTVVMLLPAVLATVVWTVPWLASAARMRLPDPDAPVPLDEQARARSPRHVVPPWLAAFGGFGCFVQTFLPPDRSFWISLVAYGSITAALAGLLLWRANARLQRLFTGREIPLRRALAVRLGTAVVVLGTVVGLVNYGIAGSRLPHTFSMMKGSADWGGGAAGQHHDMAGGHHMAPGTSGAHGMSVDKLRGPRSGKPDRRFSLTAQAKKVKLASGKTVDAWTYNGQVPGPQLRVTEGDLVEIKLRNELPGKTPVTIHWHGVDVPNGEDGVAGATQDAVLPGKSFTYRFRVEESGTRWYHSHQAASEQVERGLFGALIIEPKKQTRPVDKDVNVLAHDWQTDKGLVSAIGASDELERRRAEPGEKMRVRLANTSGATREFAIDGVPYKVTALDGTDVHKPTALKGKKLVIGGGNRMDIEFTMPDGPVRVTDASAPDAGIVYSPNGKGQLKADLSGPEFDPYSYGSPKKTELRPDSDFDRDYKLVFDEWLGFYDGTFGLKQTINGRVFPDTPMLMIKEGDLARTTFINRGNEDHPMHLHGHHMLVLSKNGKRASGSPMWQDTVLVRPGEEVQVAFKADNPGIWMDHCHNFWHSKLGMVMHLAYDNVTTPYEVGGPAGNKPE from the coding sequence ATGGCCGTGTACGTAACCGCAGCCGGACTCGAGTCCGGGCTGGGCATCGTTCTGCTCCCAGCGTGGCTGATCGCCGCCGTCACGACGGGCCTGCAGCCAGGCCGCCGCACCGTCGGCCGCATGCGGCTGATGTCCCGTATCGCGCTGGTGCCGGTGGCCGTGGCCCTGATGCTCACCGCGGCCAGGCTCGTCACGTACGGGCTGCTTGCCCTCCATGGATGGGCGTTTGTCGGCGACCGGCGGCTGTTCACCACCGTCGTCATGCTGCTCCCGGCCGTGCTGGCCACCGTCGTTTGGACGGTGCCGTGGCTGGCATCCGCCGCCCGGATGAGGCTGCCCGACCCGGATGCGCCGGTGCCGCTGGATGAGCAGGCGCGCGCCCGGTCCCCGCGTCATGTCGTGCCGCCCTGGCTCGCGGCGTTCGGCGGCTTCGGCTGCTTCGTGCAGACCTTCCTGCCACCGGACCGGTCCTTCTGGATCAGTCTCGTCGCCTACGGGTCGATCACCGCCGCGCTCGCCGGGCTGCTGCTCTGGCGTGCCAACGCGCGGCTGCAACGCCTGTTCACCGGCCGTGAGATCCCCCTGCGACGGGCACTGGCGGTCCGGCTGGGTACGGCCGTGGTGGTGCTCGGCACCGTGGTGGGGCTGGTCAATTACGGGATCGCCGGCAGTCGGCTTCCACACACCTTCTCGATGATGAAGGGCAGCGCCGACTGGGGCGGCGGTGCCGCCGGGCAGCACCACGACATGGCCGGCGGCCACCACATGGCCCCGGGCACCAGCGGGGCGCACGGGATGTCCGTCGATAAACTGCGCGGTCCCAGAAGTGGTAAGCCCGACCGGCGCTTCTCCCTCACCGCGCAGGCCAAGAAGGTAAAGCTGGCCTCCGGCAAGACGGTCGACGCCTGGACGTACAACGGTCAGGTCCCCGGCCCTCAACTGCGGGTCACCGAGGGCGATCTGGTCGAGATCAAGCTGCGGAACGAGCTGCCCGGCAAGACCCCTGTCACCATCCACTGGCACGGCGTCGACGTCCCCAACGGCGAGGACGGCGTGGCCGGCGCCACCCAGGACGCGGTGTTGCCCGGCAAGTCCTTCACCTACCGCTTCCGCGTGGAGGAGTCGGGCACCCGCTGGTACCACTCCCACCAGGCCGCCTCCGAGCAGGTCGAACGCGGCCTCTTCGGCGCCCTGATCATCGAGCCGAAGAAGCAGACCCGGCCGGTGGACAAGGACGTCAACGTCCTCGCCCACGACTGGCAGACCGACAAGGGCCTGGTGTCCGCGATCGGCGCCTCCGACGAGCTGGAGCGGCGCCGCGCCGAACCGGGCGAGAAGATGCGGGTACGGCTGGCCAACACCAGCGGTGCCACTCGCGAGTTCGCCATCGACGGCGTCCCGTACAAGGTCACTGCCCTGGACGGCACGGACGTGCACAAGCCGACCGCGCTCAAGGGCAAGAAGCTGGTGATCGGTGGCGGCAACCGGATGGACATCGAATTCACCATGCCCGACGGGCCGGTGCGGGTGACCGACGCCAGCGCGCCGGACGCGGGCATCGTGTACTCGCCGAACGGCAAGGGGCAATTGAAGGCGGATCTGAGCGGCCCCGAATTCGACCCGTACAGCTACGGCAGTCCGAAGAAGACGGAACTCCGCCCGGACAGCGACTTCGACCGCGACTACAAGCTCGTCTTCGACGAGTGGCTGGGCTTCTACGACGGCACCTTCGGGCTGAAGCAGACCATCAACGGCCGTGTCTTCCCCGACACCCCGATGCTGATGATCAAGGAAGGTGACCTGGCCCGCACCACCTTCATCAACCGCGGGAACGAGGACCATCCGATGCATCTGCACGGCCACCACATGCTGGTGCTGAGCAAGAACGGCAAGCGGGCCTCCGGCAGCCCGATGTGGCAGGACACCGTGCTCGTCCGGCCCGGCGAGGAGGTCCAGGTCGCCTTCAAGGCCGACAACCCCGGCATCTGGATGGACCACTGCCACAACTTCTGGCACAGCAAGCTCGGCATGGTCATGCACCTCGCGTACGACAACGTCACCACGCCGTACGAGGTCGGCGGCCCCGCCGGCAACAAGCCCGAGTAG
- a CDS encoding dihydrofolate reductase family protein: protein MPADASRSPRRPYVVAHTAVSLEGTTTGFPPNVGRFYELASTWHEDITLAGADTILAQEQTLAAAPRPGPSADGPLIAVVDGKARIRQWQALRDVGHWSNVIALYAQSTPPRPPSSTVPELVAGSERVDLAEAISELGRREGAEVVRVDSGGSLTGALLEAGLLDEVSLLIHPYLAGSRVRHLWYGAAPYPADALELVDSQSFDDGLVWLRYRLARQPAADHPGLP from the coding sequence ATGCCAGCAGATGCGTCTCGCAGCCCACGTCGTCCCTACGTCGTGGCGCATACCGCCGTCTCCCTGGAGGGTACGACCACGGGCTTCCCGCCGAACGTGGGCCGCTTCTACGAACTCGCCTCCACCTGGCACGAGGACATCACCCTGGCCGGCGCCGACACGATCCTCGCCCAGGAGCAGACGCTGGCCGCAGCTCCGCGTCCCGGACCTTCCGCGGATGGGCCGCTCATCGCCGTCGTGGACGGCAAGGCACGCATCCGGCAGTGGCAGGCGCTGCGCGACGTCGGGCACTGGTCGAACGTCATTGCCCTGTATGCGCAGTCCACCCCACCACGGCCCCCTTCCTCGACCGTGCCCGAGCTTGTCGCCGGGTCCGAGCGAGTCGATCTGGCCGAGGCGATCAGTGAACTCGGGCGACGTGAGGGTGCCGAGGTCGTGCGTGTGGACAGCGGCGGTTCCCTTACCGGCGCGCTGCTGGAGGCAGGATTGCTGGATGAGGTGAGCCTGCTCATTCATCCTTACCTCGCCGGCTCACGAGTCCGACACCTCTGGTACGGAGCGGCGCCCTACCCTGCCGACGCGCTGGAGCTCGTTGACAGCCAATCCTTCGACGACGGCCTCGTCTGGTTGCGCTACCGCCTCGCAAGACAGCCCGCCGCGGACCACCCGGGGCTGCCGTGA
- a CDS encoding SMI1/KNR4 family protein codes for MTIDSSWLRIENWLCEYAPAAYASLPPATGSDGVRAAERQCGLVFPEDLVASLRRHDGSGECLLPGNYRLSGAAEIAKDYVWWIGSHQRDVSDELRYWRSSWLPLARDGAGGSLFVEMAPGDRHGRIGAHAHGDGGRFDDWPQYTSLQALLSWAAQALSDGSATDVLDYVLTTDEQGLPYWEDADAEQDGVSVVWDMAALENRYGGL; via the coding sequence ATGACAATTGACAGCTCGTGGTTGCGGATCGAGAACTGGTTGTGTGAGTACGCGCCGGCCGCGTACGCCTCATTGCCCCCTGCCACGGGCTCTGATGGGGTACGCGCGGCAGAACGCCAGTGCGGGCTCGTGTTTCCTGAGGACCTGGTGGCGTCCCTGCGCCGCCATGACGGCTCGGGGGAGTGCCTGCTGCCCGGGAACTACCGCCTGTCCGGCGCAGCCGAGATCGCGAAAGACTACGTGTGGTGGATCGGGTCACATCAGAGGGACGTTTCCGATGAACTGCGCTATTGGCGTTCCTCCTGGTTGCCGCTGGCCAGAGATGGCGCCGGAGGTTCCCTCTTCGTCGAGATGGCACCGGGTGACCGGCACGGTCGCATCGGTGCGCATGCCCACGGTGACGGTGGCCGGTTCGACGACTGGCCCCAGTACACCTCGCTGCAAGCCCTGCTCAGCTGGGCCGCGCAGGCCCTGTCCGACGGCTCTGCCACGGATGTCCTGGACTACGTGCTCACCACGGACGAACAGGGGCTTCCGTACTGGGAGGACGCGGACGCAGAACAGGACGGCGTGTCAGTGGTCTGGGACATGGCAGCCCTGGAGAACCGCTACGGAGGGCTCTGA
- a CDS encoding VOC family protein, which produces MLRLTDFIIDCPDTMKLAAFYSEVTGRPVKEGSSEDWAGIQFGEIELAFIRVEDYRAPQWPDSEHPKQFHLDFEVDEIESEQRRVLDLGATLRQDFIGPNGYGWQVYTDPIGHPFCLCRNKGVIWTDQGPVWPKRE; this is translated from the coding sequence ATGCTGCGACTCACCGATTTCATTATCGACTGCCCGGACACGATGAAGCTGGCGGCTTTCTACTCCGAGGTGACGGGCCGTCCGGTCAAGGAAGGCAGCTCTGAGGACTGGGCTGGTATCCAGTTCGGCGAGATCGAGTTGGCTTTCATCCGGGTGGAGGACTACCGCGCTCCGCAGTGGCCGGACAGCGAGCACCCCAAGCAGTTCCACCTCGACTTCGAAGTGGACGAGATCGAGTCCGAGCAGCGCCGCGTCCTCGACCTCGGCGCAACACTGAGGCAGGACTTCATCGGCCCCAACGGTTACGGCTGGCAGGTCTACACCGACCCGATCGGCCATCCCTTCTGCCTGTGCCGCAACAAGGGCGTCATCTGGACCGACCAGGGCCCGGTCTGGCCCAAGCGTGAATAG
- a CDS encoding MarR family winged helix-turn-helix transcriptional regulator: MTSDLQRIQSLPTWLVGRVAARGRGMVADAIAAEGLKLMHHAVLAATAEYGPATQAYLGRRLAVDPKDMVGILNHLQKEGLVLRTPHPSDRRKNAVTVTQEGTAVLTRCGALAEAANAELLAPLTPDEQKQLLALLTRLHETTEIWPDHT, translated from the coding sequence ATGACCTCGGACCTCCAGCGCATCCAGTCCCTGCCGACGTGGCTCGTCGGCCGTGTTGCGGCGCGTGGCCGGGGCATGGTCGCCGACGCGATCGCTGCAGAGGGATTGAAGCTCATGCACCACGCGGTACTGGCCGCGACGGCCGAGTACGGGCCCGCCACCCAGGCCTACCTGGGCCGTCGGCTGGCCGTCGACCCCAAGGACATGGTCGGTATCCTCAACCACCTCCAGAAGGAGGGCCTCGTCCTGCGCACCCCCCACCCCTCCGACCGCCGCAAGAACGCCGTCACCGTCACCCAGGAGGGCACGGCCGTCCTCACCCGCTGCGGAGCTCTGGCCGAAGCCGCCAATGCCGAACTGCTGGCACCACTCACCCCGGATGAGCAGAAGCAGCTGTTGGCCCTGCTGACCCGGCTCCACGAAACAACGGAGATCTGGCCTGATCACACATGA
- a CDS encoding zinc-binding dehydrogenase, with the protein MLRIRHEVNGGPEVLFAEEVDRPEAGAGEVLIRVEAVGVTLPTVRKVREGSEPIPFGGEVAGEIVALGAGVTAFGVGDRVTGLCFADAYAEFAVLNTAMTSSIPDGVTAVEAVALVRSGLVARGAYEAARLEPGESVLVTAAASAVGTLALQYAKAGGAARVVAAVSSADKADFVRGLGADEVVLYEDADWGAPYDVILDGVGGDLLGPAVRALATGGRLVAFSSGGGTVEAYELLVRGASLIGFQMRAIAVGKPELYDRWLRELWQMREEGTLRTAVHEEIPLDDAARAHTLIEQRRNLGKVVLVP; encoded by the coding sequence GTGCTGCGCATTCGCCATGAGGTCAACGGTGGACCCGAAGTGCTGTTCGCCGAGGAGGTTGACCGACCCGAGGCAGGAGCCGGGGAGGTATTGATCCGGGTCGAGGCGGTCGGGGTGACCCTGCCCACCGTGCGCAAGGTCCGGGAGGGCAGCGAGCCGATCCCGTTCGGCGGCGAGGTCGCTGGGGAGATCGTCGCCCTGGGCGCGGGAGTCACCGCCTTCGGTGTCGGAGACCGCGTCACCGGGCTGTGCTTCGCCGACGCCTACGCCGAGTTCGCGGTTCTGAACACGGCTATGACTTCCTCAATCCCCGACGGCGTGACCGCCGTGGAGGCGGTCGCGCTGGTCCGCAGCGGGTTGGTGGCGCGTGGCGCCTACGAGGCTGCACGTCTGGAGCCCGGCGAGTCGGTCCTGGTCACGGCGGCGGCCAGCGCAGTGGGCACGCTCGCCCTTCAGTACGCCAAGGCCGGTGGGGCAGCACGCGTCGTTGCCGCCGTCAGCAGCGCCGACAAGGCCGACTTCGTCCGAGGGCTGGGCGCCGACGAGGTCGTCCTCTACGAGGACGCCGACTGGGGCGCTCCGTACGACGTGATTCTCGACGGTGTTGGCGGTGACCTTCTCGGCCCCGCTGTACGAGCCCTGGCGACGGGCGGCCGACTGGTGGCCTTCAGCTCCGGCGGCGGCACGGTGGAGGCGTACGAACTCCTGGTCCGCGGCGCCTCGCTGATCGGCTTCCAGATGCGGGCCATCGCTGTCGGCAAGCCTGAACTCTACGATCGCTGGCTGCGCGAGCTCTGGCAGATGCGCGAGGAGGGCACCCTGCGCACCGCCGTACACGAGGAGATCCCCCTCGACGACGCCGCCCGAGCCCACACCCTCATCGAGCAGCGCCGTAACCTCGGCAAGGTCGTCCTTGTCCCTTAG
- a CDS encoding e9imm peptide: protein MAQKIMDADYVDDTEADRALEALDRALGCPSGYVSGLIFWPKGQEPTAAEVVEQALAYRPFAL, encoded by the coding sequence ATGGCGCAGAAGATCATGGATGCGGACTACGTCGATGACACCGAGGCCGACCGTGCGCTGGAGGCGCTGGACAGGGCCCTCGGCTGTCCGAGTGGCTATGTCAGCGGCTTGATCTTCTGGCCCAAGGGGCAGGAGCCGACAGCGGCTGAGGTGGTCGAACAAGCTCTGGCCTACCGACCGTTCGCGCTGTGA
- a CDS encoding IS5 family transposase: MWPSADLLVVSGMGRERGDLSDVEWEQLRPLLPVSNGRCGRWRDHRQVIDGILHRVRTGVQWRDLPERFGPWKTIYERHRLWSADGTWERLLQQAQSTADATGEIDWDVRLGGLHHRARAPAHGRCPNRPAADAGRTKGGRGGRTPGRGSVAEPGRPAGGGGERGEGLGRSRGGFTSKIHLSADGRCRPLSLIITAGQQAGCTQFGPVLEKIRVPGLGPGRPRRKPDSVAADKGYSNGPCREYLRGGGASGTPSQRRPTDGPLACAENREADGHRATTRSGTRSATPLNGPSTS; the protein is encoded by the coding sequence ATGTGGCCGTCGGCTGATCTGCTCGTTGTTTCGGGCATGGGGCGGGAACGCGGCGATCTGTCGGACGTGGAGTGGGAGCAGCTGCGGCCCTTGCTGCCGGTGAGCAATGGGCGGTGCGGGCGGTGGCGTGATCACCGGCAGGTGATCGACGGGATCCTGCACCGGGTACGGACCGGGGTGCAGTGGCGTGATCTGCCGGAGCGGTTCGGCCCGTGGAAGACGATTTACGAGCGCCACCGGCTGTGGTCGGCGGACGGGACTTGGGAACGCCTGCTGCAGCAGGCCCAGTCCACGGCCGACGCGACGGGCGAGATCGACTGGGACGTACGTCTCGGTGGACTCCACCATCGTGCGCGCGCACCAGCACACGGCCGGTGCCCGAACCGACCCGCCGCAGATGCTGGTCGCACCAAAGGGGGACGTGGGGGCAGAACACCAGGACGAGGCTCCGTGGCAGAGCCTGGTCGGCCGGCTGGTGGAGGTGGTGAGCGAGGTGAGGGACTGGGCCGCTCGCGCGGCGGCTTCACCAGCAAGATCCACCTCAGCGCCGACGGCCGCTGCCGCCCGCTGTCCCTGATCATCACCGCGGGACAGCAGGCTGGCTGCACCCAGTTCGGGCCGGTACTGGAGAAGATCCGAGTTCCCGGGCTCGGGCCGGGCAGGCCCCGAAGGAAGCCGGACAGTGTCGCGGCGGACAAGGGCTACAGCAACGGCCCCTGCCGTGAGTACCTACGGGGCGGCGGGGCATCCGGCACACCATCCCAGAGAAGACCGACAGACGGGCCGCTCGCCTGCGCCGAGAATCGTGAGGCGGACGGCCACCGGGCTACGACGAGGAGCGGTACAAGAAGCGCAACACCGTTGAACGGGCCATCAACAAGCTGA
- a CDS encoding glycoside hydrolase family 3 N-terminal domain-containing protein, which yields MAVREGGARSVMPAYNDVDGLPAHAHAELLTQLLRAQWQFTGAVVSDYYGVSLLEEAHRIADGEGCAARLALAAGVDVELPATRCFNPADPLPEELLDRAALSVLLQKCELGLLDPDWEPVMGGEPVDLNPRHMREPARNIAEESVVLLANESGALPLSDGTRIAVVGSLADEQAAMLGCYTFPRHAGVRHPELPTGVEV from the coding sequence ATGGCGGTGCGCGAGGGCGGCGCCCGCTCCGTGATGCCCGCCTACAACGACGTCGACGGCCTGCCCGCCCACGCCCACGCCGAACTGCTCACTCAACTCCTGCGCGCGCAATGGCAATTCACCGGCGCGGTGGTATCGGACTACTACGGCGTCTCGCTCCTTGAGGAGGCGCACCGGATCGCCGACGGGGAGGGCTGCGCCGCACGGCTCGCCCTCGCGGCCGGTGTCGACGTGGAGCTGCCAGCGACCCGCTGCTTCAACCCCGCGGACCCGCTCCCCGAGGAGCTGCTCGACCGTGCCGCGCTGAGTGTCCTCCTGCAGAAGTGCGAACTGGGGCTGCTCGATCCCGACTGGGAGCCCGTCATGGGCGGCGAGCCCGTCGACCTGAATCCCCGGCACATGCGGGAGCCGGCGCGGAACATCGCCGAGGAATCGGTAGTCCTGCTCGCCAACGAATCCGGGGCGCTGCCGCTGAGTGACGGGACGCGCATCGCCGTCGTCGGGTCGCTCGCCGACGAGCAGGCCGCCATGCTCGGCTGCTACACGTTCCCCCGGCACGCGGGCGTGCGCCATCCCGAACTGCCCACAGGCGTCGAGGTGTAG
- a CDS encoding SDR family oxidoreductase, translated as MSRFTGKKAVVTGGTHGMGLAIVKALLAEGAEVVLTGRSEKTLEEARSQLKGEAAHVVRSDAASMADIAALADLTQEKLGRVDHLFVNHGVAEFAELAEVTEASWDRHFAINTKGTFFTVQALAPLMEDGGSIVFTTVANDVVFPGLSAYSASKEAMRALGHVLAAELLPRKIRVNSVAPGFIKTPTMGVTGLTEEQRREFEQQGDKTTPLRRNGTVEEVAAASLFLAADATFTTNVEFAVDGGFAQGLVAAH; from the coding sequence ATGAGCAGGTTCACCGGCAAGAAGGCCGTCGTCACCGGTGGGACGCACGGCATGGGCCTTGCCATCGTCAAGGCGCTGCTCGCCGAAGGCGCGGAGGTCGTCCTGACGGGCCGCAGTGAGAAGACCCTCGAAGAGGCGCGTTCGCAGCTCAAGGGCGAGGCGGCACACGTCGTACGCTCCGACGCCGCCAGCATGGCGGACATCGCAGCCCTCGCCGACCTCACCCAGGAGAAGCTCGGCCGTGTCGATCACCTCTTCGTCAACCACGGCGTCGCGGAGTTCGCCGAGCTGGCGGAGGTCACCGAGGCGTCCTGGGACCGGCACTTCGCCATCAACACCAAGGGCACCTTCTTCACCGTCCAGGCGCTGGCACCGCTGATGGAGGATGGCGGATCGATCGTCTTCACCACGGTGGCCAACGACGTCGTCTTCCCCGGACTGAGCGCGTACTCCGCGTCGAAGGAGGCCATGCGCGCCCTCGGGCACGTGCTGGCGGCCGAGTTGCTGCCCCGGAAGATCCGGGTGAACTCCGTCGCTCCTGGGTTCATCAAGACGCCGACGATGGGAGTGACCGGCCTGACCGAGGAGCAGCGCAGGGAGTTCGAGCAGCAGGGTGACAAGACAACGCCGCTCAGGCGCAACGGCACGGTCGAGGAGGTCGCCGCGGCCTCGCTCTTCCTGGCGGCCGACGCGACCTTCACCACCAATGTCGAGTTCGCCGTCGACGGCGGCTTCGCCCAGGGCCTCGTTGCCGCTCACTGA